A part of Candidatus Brocadia sp. genomic DNA contains:
- a CDS encoding cold-shock protein, translated as MANGTVKWFNDKKGFGFISQDNGQDVFVHQTSIQTEGFRTLAEGDKVEFEVIKDQKGYKATKVVKL; from the coding sequence ATGGCAAATGGAACAGTGAAGTGGTTCAATGACAAGAAGGGATTTGGTTTTATTTCCCAGGATAACGGTCAGGATGTGTTTGTACATCAAACATCAATCCAAACTGAGGGTTTTAGGACCCTTGCAGAGGGAGACAAAGTCGAGTTCGAGGTCATAAAGGACCAGAAGGGCTACAAAGCCACAAAAGTCGTTAAATTATAA
- the hemB gene encoding porphobilinogen synthase yields the protein MGFPKQRLRRLRQNENIRRLVRETHLSVDDLIMPLFIRPGKGVKQPIPSMPGNYQMSVDKITEEVKELEGMGIPGVILFGIPEKKDEMGSGAYADEGIIQQAIIAIKKAAKNILVITDVCMCEYTDHGHCGFVRRDDKTGHFEVDNDMTLELLAKEAVSHARAGADVIAPSDMMDGRVGAIRDALDEEEFNHIPIMAYSAKYASGFYGPFREAAESTPEFGDRSSYQMDPHNAVEALREVSLDIEEGADIVMVKPALAYLDIIRIIKDTFDYPVAAYNVSGEFSVVKAAAEKGWIDEKRVALEILTGIKRAGADMILTYWAKDVARWLKK from the coding sequence ATGGGCTTTCCAAAACAGCGGCTGCGCCGATTACGCCAGAATGAAAATATCAGAAGGTTGGTTCGAGAAACACATCTTTCAGTGGATGACCTGATCATGCCACTCTTTATCCGACCAGGGAAAGGTGTGAAGCAACCGATACCATCCATGCCGGGAAATTATCAGATGTCTGTTGACAAGATTACTGAAGAGGTAAAGGAATTAGAAGGGATGGGGATCCCTGGCGTAATTCTCTTTGGGATTCCCGAGAAAAAGGACGAGATGGGTTCCGGCGCCTATGCTGATGAAGGTATAATTCAACAGGCCATCATCGCCATTAAAAAAGCAGCAAAAAACATTCTCGTAATCACAGACGTTTGCATGTGTGAGTATACCGATCACGGACATTGTGGGTTTGTAAGAAGAGACGACAAGACGGGTCATTTTGAAGTGGATAACGACATGACCCTGGAACTCCTGGCAAAAGAGGCCGTTTCTCATGCAAGGGCGGGTGCAGATGTCATAGCGCCGAGTGATATGATGGATGGTCGCGTCGGGGCAATCCGGGATGCGCTTGATGAGGAGGAATTTAATCATATCCCCATTATGGCTTACTCCGCCAAATATGCTTCGGGGTTTTACGGTCCCTTCAGGGAGGCCGCTGAGTCCACGCCAGAATTTGGAGATCGCTCTTCTTACCAGATGGACCCCCACAATGCAGTAGAGGCGTTACGTGAGGTATCGCTGGATATTGAAGAGGGTGCCGATATCGTGATGGTAAAACCGGCATTGGCCTATCTCGATATTATCCGAATAATAAAAGACACATTTGATTATCCTGTTGCAGCCTATAATGTGAGTGGTGAATTTTCTGTCGTGAAGGCTGCGGCAGAAAAGGGTTGGATTGATGAAAAGCGTGTTGCCCTGGAAATTTTGACCGGAATCAAACGTGCCGGTGCCGACATGATCCTCACTTATTGGGCAAAGGATGTCGCACGATGGCTAAAAAAATAA
- a CDS encoding CBS domain-containing protein, whose product MGGAVVATYKFVAKDLMTEKVVCVHTETPINDLIKILVKNHINGAPVVDKKGKLVGVVSKTDIVEYDEKTSKKRRDITKKSFYSDTNGKLKKELDKLLKTKTFGKTSVKDIMTPRVITAQTDDTIDRLAKIMYDKKIHRVIIQDKEQVIGVVSTLDILRAVSTMGYGSSAFVTEEAILDLQERLEAAEKSIMSLRDILDRIHGEK is encoded by the coding sequence ATGGGAGGAGCGGTTGTGGCTACTTATAAATTCGTGGCGAAAGATTTAATGACAGAAAAGGTGGTTTGTGTCCATACGGAAACCCCAATCAATGATCTTATAAAAATACTTGTCAAAAACCATATAAACGGGGCACCCGTTGTTGATAAAAAGGGAAAACTGGTCGGGGTTGTTTCAAAGACAGATATTGTTGAATATGACGAAAAAACAAGCAAGAAGCGAAGAGATATTACGAAAAAATCGTTTTATAGCGACACCAATGGAAAATTGAAAAAAGAACTGGATAAGCTATTAAAGACAAAAACTTTTGGAAAAACCTCCGTAAAAGACATCATGACACCGCGTGTCATTACTGCACAGACGGATGATACGATAGACCGCCTTGCAAAGATCATGTATGACAAAAAAATTCATAGGGTCATTATACAGGATAAGGAGCAGGTTATTGGAGTTGTGAGTACCCTGGATATCCTCCGTGCCGTGAGCACCATGGGCTATGGCAGCAGTGCCTTTGTTACGGAAGAGGCAATTCTGGATCTGCAGGAACGGCTGGAAGCAGCAGAAAAGTCCATCATGTCCCTGCGTGATATTCTGGACAGAATTCACGGAGAGAAGTAA